A genomic window from Phocoena sinus isolate mPhoSin1 chromosome 20, mPhoSin1.pri, whole genome shotgun sequence includes:
- the PSMD3 gene encoding 26S proteasome non-ATPase regulatory subunit 3 isoform X2: MKQEGSARRRGADKAKPPPGGGEQEPPPPPAPQDVEMKEEAAAGGGSTGETDGKAAAAAAEHSQRELDTVTLEDIKEHVKQLEKAVSGKEPRFVLRALRMLPSTSRRLNHYVLYKAVHGFFTSNSATRDFLLPFLEEPMDTEADLQFRPRTGKAASAPLLPEVEAYLQLLVVIFLMNSKSYKEAQKISDDLMQKISTQNRRALDLVAAKCYYYHARVYEFLDKLDVVRSFLHARLRTATLRHDADGQATLLNLLLRNYLHYSLYDQAEKLVSKSVFPEQANNNEWARYLYYTGRIKAIQLEYSEARRTMTNALRKAPQHTAVGFKQTVHKLLIVVELLLGEIPDRLQFRQPSLKRSLMPYFLLTQAVRTGNLAKFNQVLDQFGEKFQADGTYTLIIRLRHNVIKTGVRMISLSYSRISLADIAQKLQLDSPEDAEFIVAKAIRDGVIEASINHEKGYVQSKEMIDIYSTREPQLAFHQRISFCLDIHNMSVKAMRFPPKSYNKDLESAEERREREQQDLEFAKEMAEDDDDSFP; this comes from the exons ATGAAGCAGGAGGGCTCGGCGCGGCGCCGCGGCGCGGATAAGGCGAAGCCGCCGCCCGGCGGAGGGGAACAAGAACCACCGCCGCCCCCGGCGCCCCAGGATGTGGAGATGAaagaggaggcggcggcgggtGGCGGATCAACTGGCGAGACCGATGGCaaggcggcggctgcggcggctgAGCACTCCCAGCGAGAGCTGGACACCGTCACCTTGGAGG ACATCAAGGAGCACGTGAAACAGCTGGAGAAGGCAGTCTCAGGCAAGGAGCCCCGGTTCGTGCTGCGGGCCCTGCGGATGCTACCTTCCACATCACGCCGCCTCAACCACTACGTTCTGTACAAGGCTGTGCATGGCTTTTTCACCTCCAACAGTGCCACTCGAGACTTCTTGCTACCCTTCCTGGAAGAG CCCATGGACACAGAAGCCGATTTGCAGTTCCGTCCCCGAACAGGAAAAGCTGCGTCGGCTCCCCTCCTGCCTGAAGTGGAAGCCTACCTCCAGCTCCTCGTGGTCATCTTCCTGATGAACAGCAAGAGCTACAAAGAG GCACAGAAGATCTCTGATGACCTGATGCAGAAGATCAGCACTCAGAACCGCCGGGCCCTGGACCTTGTGGCTGCAAAGTGTTACTATTACCACGCTCGGGTCTATGAGTTCCTGGACAAGCTGGATGTGGTGCGCAG CTTCTTGCACGCTCGGCTCCGGACCGCCACCCTGCGGCATGACGCGGACGGGCAGGCCACACTGCTGAACCTCCTGCTGCGGAACTACCTACACTACAGCTTGTATGACCAGGCCGAGAAGCTGGTGTCCAAGTCTGTGTTCCCCGAGCAGGCCAACAACAATGAGTGGGCAAGGTACCTCTACTATACAG GGCGCATCAAAGCCATCCAGCTGGAGTACTCAGAGGCCCGGAGGACGATGACCAATGCCCTTCGCAAGGCCCCTCAGCACACAGCTGTCGGCTTCAAACAGACG GTGCACAAGCTTCTGATTGTGGTGGAGCTGTTGCTGGGGGAGATCCCGGACCGGCTGCAGTTCCGTCAACCGTCCCTCAAGCGCTCGCTCATGCCTTACTTCCTTCTGACCCAGG CTGTCAGGACGGGAAACCTGGCCAAGTTCAACCAGGTCCtggatcagtttggggagaagtTTCAAGCAGATGGGACCTACACCCTCATCATCCGACTGCGACACAACGTCATCAAGACAG GTGTGCGCATGATCAGCCTCTCCTATTCCCGAATCTCCCTGGCGGACATCGCCCAGAAGCTGCAGCTGGATAGCCCAGAGGATGCAGAGTTCATTGTTGCCAAG GCCATCCGGGATGGCGTCATAGAGGCCAGCATCAACCACGAGAAGGGCTACGTCCAGTCCAAGGAGATGATTGACATCTATTCCACCCGTGAGCCCCAGCTAGCCTTCCACCAGCGCATCTCCTTCTGCCTGGATATTCACAACATGTCTGTCAAG GCCATGAGGTTTCCTCCCAAATCGTACAACAAGGACTTGGAGTCTGCGGAG GAGCGGCGGGAGCGGGAGCAGCAGGACTTGGAGTTTGCCAAGGAGATGGCGGAAGACGACGATGACAGCTTTCCTTga
- the PSMD3 gene encoding 26S proteasome non-ATPase regulatory subunit 3 isoform X1, with protein MKQEGSARRRGADKAKPPPGGGEQEPPPPPAPQDVEMKEEAAAGGGSTGETDGKAAAAAAEHSQRELDTVTLEDIKEHVKQLEKAVSGKEPRFVLRALRMLPSTSRRLNHYVLYKAVHGFFTSNSATRDFLLPFLEEPMDTEADLQFRPRTGKAASAPLLPEVEAYLQLLVVIFLMNSKSYKEAQKISDDLMQKISTQNRRALDLVAAKCYYYHARVYEFLDKLDVVRSFLHARLRTATLRHDADGQATLLNLLLRNYLHYSLYDQAEKLVSKSVFPEQANNNEWARYLYYTGRIKAIQLEYSEARRTMTNALRKAPQHTAVGFKQTVHKLLIVVELLLGEIPDRLQFRQPSLKRSLMPYFLLTQAVRTGNLAKFNQVLDQFGEKFQADGTYTLIIRLRHNVIKTGVRMISLSYSRISLADIAQKLQLDSPEDAEFIVAKAIRDGVIEASINHEKGYVQSKEMIDIYSTREPQLAFHQRISFCLDIHNMSVKAMRFPPKSYNKDLESAEVSCLLLRERREREQQDLEFAKEMAEDDDDSFP; from the exons ATGAAGCAGGAGGGCTCGGCGCGGCGCCGCGGCGCGGATAAGGCGAAGCCGCCGCCCGGCGGAGGGGAACAAGAACCACCGCCGCCCCCGGCGCCCCAGGATGTGGAGATGAaagaggaggcggcggcgggtGGCGGATCAACTGGCGAGACCGATGGCaaggcggcggctgcggcggctgAGCACTCCCAGCGAGAGCTGGACACCGTCACCTTGGAGG ACATCAAGGAGCACGTGAAACAGCTGGAGAAGGCAGTCTCAGGCAAGGAGCCCCGGTTCGTGCTGCGGGCCCTGCGGATGCTACCTTCCACATCACGCCGCCTCAACCACTACGTTCTGTACAAGGCTGTGCATGGCTTTTTCACCTCCAACAGTGCCACTCGAGACTTCTTGCTACCCTTCCTGGAAGAG CCCATGGACACAGAAGCCGATTTGCAGTTCCGTCCCCGAACAGGAAAAGCTGCGTCGGCTCCCCTCCTGCCTGAAGTGGAAGCCTACCTCCAGCTCCTCGTGGTCATCTTCCTGATGAACAGCAAGAGCTACAAAGAG GCACAGAAGATCTCTGATGACCTGATGCAGAAGATCAGCACTCAGAACCGCCGGGCCCTGGACCTTGTGGCTGCAAAGTGTTACTATTACCACGCTCGGGTCTATGAGTTCCTGGACAAGCTGGATGTGGTGCGCAG CTTCTTGCACGCTCGGCTCCGGACCGCCACCCTGCGGCATGACGCGGACGGGCAGGCCACACTGCTGAACCTCCTGCTGCGGAACTACCTACACTACAGCTTGTATGACCAGGCCGAGAAGCTGGTGTCCAAGTCTGTGTTCCCCGAGCAGGCCAACAACAATGAGTGGGCAAGGTACCTCTACTATACAG GGCGCATCAAAGCCATCCAGCTGGAGTACTCAGAGGCCCGGAGGACGATGACCAATGCCCTTCGCAAGGCCCCTCAGCACACAGCTGTCGGCTTCAAACAGACG GTGCACAAGCTTCTGATTGTGGTGGAGCTGTTGCTGGGGGAGATCCCGGACCGGCTGCAGTTCCGTCAACCGTCCCTCAAGCGCTCGCTCATGCCTTACTTCCTTCTGACCCAGG CTGTCAGGACGGGAAACCTGGCCAAGTTCAACCAGGTCCtggatcagtttggggagaagtTTCAAGCAGATGGGACCTACACCCTCATCATCCGACTGCGACACAACGTCATCAAGACAG GTGTGCGCATGATCAGCCTCTCCTATTCCCGAATCTCCCTGGCGGACATCGCCCAGAAGCTGCAGCTGGATAGCCCAGAGGATGCAGAGTTCATTGTTGCCAAG GCCATCCGGGATGGCGTCATAGAGGCCAGCATCAACCACGAGAAGGGCTACGTCCAGTCCAAGGAGATGATTGACATCTATTCCACCCGTGAGCCCCAGCTAGCCTTCCACCAGCGCATCTCCTTCTGCCTGGATATTCACAACATGTCTGTCAAG GCCATGAGGTTTCCTCCCAAATCGTACAACAAGGACTTGGAGTCTGCGGAGGTAAGCTGCCTTCTGCTTCGG GAGCGGCGGGAGCGGGAGCAGCAGGACTTGGAGTTTGCCAAGGAGATGGCGGAAGACGACGATGACAGCTTTCCTTga
- the CSF3 gene encoding granulocyte colony-stimulating factor isoform X2: MKLMALQLLLWHSALLTVQEATPLGPASSLPQSFLLKCLEQVRKIQADGAELQERLCTTHKLCHPEELVLLGHSLGIPQASLSSCSSQTLQLTACLSQLHGGLFLYQGLLQALAGISPELAPTLDILQLDVTDFATNIWLQMEDLGVAPAVQPTQGPMPTFTSAFQRRAGGVLVASKLQSFLELAYRVLRYLAEP, encoded by the exons ATGAAGCTGATGG CCCTGCAGCTGCTGCTCTGGCACAGTGCGCTCTTGACGGTGCAAGAAGCCACACCCCTCGGCCCTGCCAGCTCCCTGCCCCAGAGCTTCCTGCTTAAGTGCTTAGAGCAAGTGAGGAAAATCCAGGCTGATGGCGCTGAGCTGCAGGAGAGGCTG TGCACCACCCACAAGCTGTGCCACCCCGAGGAGCTGGTGCTGCTTGGGCACTCTCTGGGCATCCCCCAGGCTTCCCTGAGTAGCTGCTCCAGCCAGACCCTGCAGCTG ACAGCCTGCCTGAGCCAACTGCACGGCGGCCTCTTCCTCTACCAGGGCCTCCTGCAGGCCCTGGCGGGGATCTCCCCAGAGTTGGCCCCCACCTTGGACATACTGCAGCTGGACGTCACCGACTTTGCCACCAACATCTGGCTGCAG ATGGAAGACCTGGGGGTGGCCCCTGCCGTGCAGCCCACCCAGGGCCCCATGCCGACCTTCACCTCAGCCTTCCAGCGCCGGGCAGGAGGGGTCCTGGTTGCTTCCAAGCTGCAGAGCTTCCTGGAGCTCGCGTACCGTGTCCTGCGCTACCTGGCCGAGCCCTGA
- the CSF3 gene encoding granulocyte colony-stimulating factor isoform X1 codes for MKLMGECPGPRREELRGPERQRAGSLGSPERSARLLSPRLLPALQLLLWHSALLTVQEATPLGPASSLPQSFLLKCLEQVRKIQADGAELQERLCTTHKLCHPEELVLLGHSLGIPQASLSSCSSQTLQLTACLSQLHGGLFLYQGLLQALAGISPELAPTLDILQLDVTDFATNIWLQMEDLGVAPAVQPTQGPMPTFTSAFQRRAGGVLVASKLQSFLELAYRVLRYLAEP; via the exons ATGAAGCTGATGGGTGAGTGTCCGGGCCCCAGGAGGGAAGAGCTGCGGGGCCCGGAGCGGCAGAGGGCAGGGTCCCTGGGCTCACCAGAAAGGTCTGCACGTCTCCTGAGCCCCCGTCTGCTCCCAGCCCTGCAGCTGCTGCTCTGGCACAGTGCGCTCTTGACGGTGCAAGAAGCCACACCCCTCGGCCCTGCCAGCTCCCTGCCCCAGAGCTTCCTGCTTAAGTGCTTAGAGCAAGTGAGGAAAATCCAGGCTGATGGCGCTGAGCTGCAGGAGAGGCTG TGCACCACCCACAAGCTGTGCCACCCCGAGGAGCTGGTGCTGCTTGGGCACTCTCTGGGCATCCCCCAGGCTTCCCTGAGTAGCTGCTCCAGCCAGACCCTGCAGCTG ACAGCCTGCCTGAGCCAACTGCACGGCGGCCTCTTCCTCTACCAGGGCCTCCTGCAGGCCCTGGCGGGGATCTCCCCAGAGTTGGCCCCCACCTTGGACATACTGCAGCTGGACGTCACCGACTTTGCCACCAACATCTGGCTGCAG ATGGAAGACCTGGGGGTGGCCCCTGCCGTGCAGCCCACCCAGGGCCCCATGCCGACCTTCACCTCAGCCTTCCAGCGCCGGGCAGGAGGGGTCCTGGTTGCTTCCAAGCTGCAGAGCTTCCTGGAGCTCGCGTACCGTGTCCTGCGCTACCTGGCCGAGCCCTGA